The following nucleotide sequence is from Bacteroidales bacterium.
CATAAATATCTATACCTGCAACATCCATTCTCAGTACTTTTGCCGCTTGAACAGCAATAGCTTTCCATTCGTGATGAACGTTCGATTGAGCAGCAATTATACCTCCTAGATCTGAAGAAACTTTGCCATCCAACCAACACCGTTCACCTTTCTCAAGGACAGTCTCCAGTGAAAAATGATTCAATTGTAACTGAAAATTAACTCGTAAAAGTGAGTTTCCTTCAAGCTCTTTACCCAACTTTTGTAAAAACAATTCTCTAATATTTTGTACTCCATTTCCTTCAACAAAAGGCGGTATCATTTTCACAATCGAAGCAACCTGATCTCCTATAACAAGAAATCGGTAAATAATTGGCGATGTAGTTTGAAGATAAATCCAATCATTCTCCATAATCTCAAGATAGTCGCGCTCCAAGTAAAATTGAACTCTTTCTTTTTCACGAAACCGAGTAGTGACAATGTATGACTTTCCACTAAAAGGTTTTTCATCGTATTTCATTACGGGTAAAGCATGCTGGGAAAGTAATTTTAAAGTCGTCAATCTATCTTTGATGATATCAACTGTTAAAACTGAAATGTTTTCAGTCATTGATGCCCTTAATCGTTTCGAAAATTTCCCAGTCCCCAATTGAATAAAGTTAAATTCATCCAATCTGAACCACGGTATCCCTCGGTTTTCCGCTTCAGCAACTATGCTTTCCGTTGTTGGACCTAACCATCTACGTTCTTTGATATCTTTTAAATAATCAATAAATTTTTCCAGATCAAAATTCTTTCCGGTTAAAATTGAATTTATGATGTTAAGAGCTCCTTTCCCTGCAAGTATTCCAAAGATTTCGTCTTTGAACTCGTAGATAACAGTATATACACCTTGCCGAAGAGTACTTCTTGTTTTACCAAAAGTTACAGGAAGACCCGCAAGTGATTGTAATTCTATAGCCACATGCTCTATTACATGACCTAACAAAGTTCCTTCTTGAAGCCTCACATAAAAACCACCTCTCTTTCCCTCTGAACAATAATGTTCTTCCAATGATGGGATAAGCGAAGTTAACTTTTCAAAAAAACCAATAATCTGATGAGTAAATACCTCATCATAGTCGCCAAGATCTATCTCAAGGAGTACAACTGGTCTATGACTGAAATAGTTAGCTCCTTCTAGTATACGATAATCTAAAAGTCGAACAGGTTCATTGAATATCTCATAAGAATCAACAACTTCTTTCCAGTTCATTTTCTAGCAATTAAACTAATGATGTCAGCTTCACCTCGATGTCCAACTCCCTCCTGAAGCATAACAGTGCGCTCTTCCAACATTTCAATCCTAAAACACGAAAAATCTTCGATGATAGTATGAGGAGAATACAATAAATCTGGTTCTTGAGGTCCAAAAGTGTGTCGAGAAGCATGCTTTTCAGAAAAAACCTCCATGATTAATTTTCCTCCGACCACCAAAGATTCCCATAATTTCTTAGAAAAATTATGACGAATAGGACGTGGCACATGAGCATATATCAAAGCCACCACATGATAAAACTCAAATTTTGCAGTAAATTCTTCAAATGATAAAATATCATAACGAATGTTGACATTTTTACTTCGAGCAAGTTCCAAAGCCTTCTTTTTTGCTTCTTTGCTTATATCAAAAGCATGAACTTCCCATCCCTTTTGTGCAGCATACACAGCATTTCGCCCTTCTCCTTCGGCAACCATTAAAATTCTACCTCTAAATTGATTCCCATCTATAAATGTTTTAAAAAAAACATTGGGTTCAGTTCCATAATGATACCCTGATCTTCGATAAATTTCATCCCAATAAGCAATCATCTTATATGAACCTACTTAGATTCATTGCATTTTCTATCTCTACAGGTTCTTTTCCAAACTCAAACCACAGGGCAGGCTGCTGACCATGAAAAACAATATTATCATGATCTACTAGAATATATGTTCCTTCAGGCAAGCCAATAACTTTCATTTGACGATTTACCTGTAAAAATTCGGCAATTCTCTGTCTTCGTGTTTCTCCACCATGTTGGGGAAGTTGAACATCCGTATAATGAGGATTTATCTGAAACGGAATAAGCTGCAATGCAGAAAAAGAAATGGGTTGTATGATAGGCATGTCATTTGTGGTAAATAGTCCAGGACAAGCTATATTTGCTCCCGCACTCCATCCCGCATACAAAACACCTTCATTTTTCACTCGATCCGATATTAAATTCATCAGACCAAGTTCATGAAGTTTATACACAAGATAAAACGTATTCCCTCCTCCTACAAGTATAGCCTTTGCTTGCTTAATTAAAAATGCAGGATCAACCTCGCGGTGAAGAGGTATCACATCTACCTGATACTCTTTCAAAACTGTAGCTACTTTCTGGGTATATGCATCATAAGAAGATTCAATACTGTTGCTATCAAGATTTACCCCAGCGTAGGGTACAAATACAAGTTCATGGATTCCATCGTGGCGAAAAAAATTTACTATAATCTCTTTGCACCATCCCAGATAGCTTTCGCCGGGCATGGTGGAATTGCTCAATAATAATGCTTTCATTTGATTGAATTTTTAGCTAAGTTGAAAACATATTTTTTATATAACTCATATAAGCCAAAAAACAAAAGTGAATAACCTAATGTGCCAAGCAATTCGTAGCGGAAAAAAGGAATAGCCATCACATACGTCTGAATCAATCCTTCAAATGTCATGGGATACCATAATCCCTCGGCCCAAACTCCAAAATTGGTGATAATGAAAAAAGAAACAGAACTAAGTAGGGAAAACATTACCACACGTATAAAATTTATGTTTTTTTTCAGCAATAATCCCAGTAACGACGTACACAAAAAAGCAAAATAAACAAAACTCATCAAAAAGAGAGAATAAAAACCTATAATAAAATCGCTTATTAGCATAACGAATATAGGCACTACAAGTGACATCCACCTACGTGGAAACATAGCAGCACCAAATAATGCCATAGCTGCTACTGGTGTAACATTAGGTATAATAGACAAAATTCTCGCTATTGCACCAAGCACGATTATTAACGTAACAACGACAATTTGTTCTATTTGTAGATTTTTTTTCATGTTTTTTTGCAAAAATACAAATTCTAACTTTCTTCCTTACTTCTGATTAATCTCTAATTTTGCAATATGAAAGAAGCATTATCCCATCCTATATTCGAAATTATACATCAAACTGCCCTTGAATTGAATTACCCCTGTGAAGTTATTGGAGGTTACGTGCGAGACTTTTTGCTATTTCGTCAATTGGGAACTGAAATTGATTTAGTTGTGGAAGGTGATGGAATTTATTTTGCTAAGCAGTTAGCTTCGAAATTAAAACCTTCACCTCAAGTAGTAATTTTTAGAAATTTCGGTACGGCACATTTTACTTATCATGGAATAAACATTGAAGTAGTAGGTGCCCGTAAAGAGAGCTATCGTGATTTTAGTCGTAACCCTATTGTTTCGCCTGCAACTCTATACGAAGACAAGCTCAGAAGGGATTTCACCATCAATGCAATTGGTATATCTCTCGGAAAAAATTTCGGAGAGATATCCGATCCGTTTAACGGGGTGAAAGATTTAGAAAACAAGATTTTGAGGACCCCCAACGATCCCATGGTTACACTGTATGAGGATCCTTTAAGAATTCTACGAGCAGTCAGGTTTGCTACCCGTTTTAAGCTGGTAGTT
It contains:
- a CDS encoding methyltransferase domain-containing protein, producing MIAYWDEIYRRSGYHYGTEPNVFFKTFIDGNQFRGRILMVAEGEGRNAVYAAQKGWEVHAFDISKEAKKKALELARSKNVNIRYDILSFEEFTAKFEFYHVVALIYAHVPRPIRHNFSKKLWESLVVGGKLIMEVFSEKHASRHTFGPQEPDLLYSPHTIIEDFSCFRIEMLEERTVMLQEGVGHRGEADIISLIARK
- the pepE gene encoding dipeptidase PepE; protein product: MKALLLSNSTMPGESYLGWCKEIIVNFFRHDGIHELVFVPYAGVNLDSNSIESSYDAYTQKVATVLKEYQVDVIPLHREVDPAFLIKQAKAILVGGGNTFYLVYKLHELGLMNLISDRVKNEGVLYAGWSAGANIACPGLFTTNDMPIIQPISFSALQLIPFQINPHYTDVQLPQHGGETRRQRIAEFLQVNRQMKVIGLPEGTYILVDHDNIVFHGQQPALWFEFGKEPVEIENAMNLSRFI